From a single Dehalococcoidales bacterium genomic region:
- a CDS encoding DUF2958 domain-containing protein, with translation MGKLVEAIERVLSEGAWQKLLTSVDRKRLPPLYSNENNPDPTVWVKFFYPRGSGTWLATEFDGKDTFFGYVMGLGDDELGYFSLSELAGAGCERDQYWKPIKLSDAKRKERRMQGRGD, from the coding sequence ATGGGAAAGCTAGTAGAGGCAATTGAGCGCGTGTTATCCGAGGGGGCTTGGCAAAAGCTGTTGACATCTGTTGACCGAAAGCGGCTTCCACCGTTGTACTCGAACGAGAACAACCCGGACCCGACGGTGTGGGTGAAGTTCTTTTATCCTCGAGGATCTGGGACGTGGCTGGCGACGGAGTTCGATGGGAAGGATACATTCTTCGGATACGTCATGGGGCTTGGCGACGATGAGTTGGGGTATTTTTCGCTGAGTGAGTTGGCCGGGGCTGGCTGCGAGCGGGATCAATACTGGAAGCCCATAAAGCTGTCGGACGCCAAACGTAAAGAAAGACGAATGCAGGGACGGGGAGATTGA